From a region of the Macrobrachium nipponense isolate FS-2020 chromosome 20, ASM1510439v2, whole genome shotgun sequence genome:
- the LOC135220543 gene encoding uncharacterized protein LOC135220543 translates to MGSFQLRSPTTTTTNPSAATAHHHQHHHHHHQLQCWHCPASPAQPSPPPPTHCREHRNHHRPAPAQPRHHAPTATIPGPSLGPTSPPPTSPAPVLAPHAHRHHTRPKPRPRISTTNIPSPSTAPSTPPSLASASAPLLHHHHPQPKPRARTPTATIPGPLHRTLNTTIPGLSLSPAPPPPTSLAPAPHPHRHHPRPQHCTPTAIIPGHRTAPPPPPSPAPAPNPH, encoded by the coding sequence atgggAAGCTTCCAGCTCCGCagccccaccaccaccactaccaacCCCAGCGCTGCCACcgcccaccaccaccaacaccatcaccaccaccaccaactccAGTGCTGGCACTGCCCAGCCTCTCCCGCCcaaccatcaccaccaccaccaacccatTGCCGGGAACACCGCAACCACCACCGACCCGCCCCGGCCCAGCCCAGGCACCATGCCCCCACCGCCACCATTCCCGGCCCCAGCCTCGGCCCCACATCTCCACCACCAACATCCCCGGCCCCAGTCCTGGCACCACATGCCCACCGCCACCATACCCGGCCCAAGCCTCGGCCCCGTATCTCCACCACCAACATCCCCAGCCCCAGCACCGCACCCTCAACACCACCATCCCTGGCCTCAGCCTCGGCCCcgctcctccaccaccaccatcccCAGCCCAAGCCTCGGGCCCGCACCCCCACCGCCACCATCCCCGGGCCCCTGCACCGCACCCTCAACACCACCATCCCCGGCCTCAGCCTCAGCCCAGCTCCTCCACCACCAACATCCCTGGCCCCGGCACCGCACCCCCACCGCCACCATCCCCGGCCCCAGCACTGCACCCCTACTGCCATCATCCCTGGCCATCGCACCGCACCCCCACCGCCACCATCACCAGCCCCGGCACCAAACCCCCACTAA